One segment of Solanum stenotomum isolate F172 chromosome 1, ASM1918654v1, whole genome shotgun sequence DNA contains the following:
- the LOC125845280 gene encoding uncharacterized protein LOC125845280, translating to MFTFLVSFRLVRCRLLFLPSPPFTSFLSPSLLPGFPASMDNTGFHKPSSSSYSAFSHSNRSGGRGRGRGLDTRDNTERSGGRGGGAGSSGKDKIDALGRLLTRILRHMASELNLNMRNDGYVKVQDLLKLNLKTFANVPLRSHTVDDVKEAVWKDNKQRFGLLEENGELLIRANQGHTVKIVETESLLKPILSADEVPVCVHGTYKKNLESILEHGLKRMKRLHVHFSCGLPTDGEVISGMRRDVNVLIFLDVRKALEDGMKLYISENRVILTEGIDGVVPVKYFQKLESWPDRKPLSL from the exons ATGTTCACTTTTCTGGTCAGTTTCCGACTAGTACGTTGCcgccttctttttcttccttcacCTCCTTTCACATCCTTCCTCTCTCCTTCTTTGCTTCCTGGTTTCCCTGCTTCAATGGACAACACTGGTTTCCACAAACCTTCATCCTCATCCTACTCTGCCTTTTCTCATTCCAATCGAag CGGTggtagaggaagaggaagaggactAGACACGAGGGATAATACAGAAAGATCAGGGGGCCGTGGCGGTGGTGCTGGAAGCTCCGGCAAAGATAAAATTGATGCTCTTGGTCGACTATT GACACGCATTTTGCGGCACATGGCCTCTGAGCTAAACTTGAATATGAGGAATGATGGGTATGTGAAGGTGCAAGATCTGTTAAAGTTAAACTTAAAAACATTTGCAAATGTCCCATTGAGGTCACACACAGTTGATGATGTCAAAGAG GCCGTATGGAAGGATAACAAGCAAAGATTCGGCCTTTTGGAAGAAAACGGAGAGCTTCTGATACGTGCCAACCAAGGCCATACAGTAAAG ATAGTTGAAACTGAAAGCTTATTGAAACCGATCCTTTCAGCTGATGAAGTTCCAG TTTGTGTACATGGCACTTACAAGAAGAATTTGGAATCAATTTTGGAGCATGGGCTCAAACGCATGAAAAGGTTACATGTTCATTTCTCATGTGGCTTGCCAACAGACGGCGAAGTAATTAGTG GAATGAGGCGAGATGTTAATGTCCTCATCTTTCTTgatgtgagaaaagctttggaAG ATGGGATGAAGCTTTATATCTCTGAAAACAGAGTTATCTTGACAGAGGGTATTGATGGTGTGGTGCCAGTGAAGTACTTCCAAAAATTGGAGTCATGGCCAGATAGAAAACCTTTGTCATTATAG
- the LOC125845524 gene encoding UDP-glucuronate 4-epimerase 3-like has translation MAYFFFTRDILKGKSIPIFEAANHGTVARDFTYIDDIVKGCLAALDTAEKSTGSGGKKKGAAQLRVFNLGNTSPVPVSDLVSILERLLKVKAKRLVMKLPRNGDVPFTHANISSAHKELGYKPTTDLQTGLKKFVRWYLNYYGNGKKSAQ, from the coding sequence ATGGCTTACTTCTTTTTCACAAGGGATATCTTGAAGGGAAAATCGATTCCTATATTCGAGGCTGCTAATCATGGCACGGTAGCTAGGGATTTTACCTACATTGATGATATAGTGAAGGGATGTTTGGCAGCATTGGATACTGCTGAGAAGAGCACTGGAAGTGGCGGGAAGAAGAAAGGCGCTGCTCAACTGCGGGTGTTCAATTTAGGCAACACATCTCCTGTGCCAGTTTCAGATCTTGTCAGCATTTTGGAGAGGTTGCTAAAGGTTAAGGCCAAGAGATTGGTGATGAAGTTGCCAAGGAATGGAGATGTGCCATTTACTCATGCCAATATAAGTTCAGCCCACAAGGAGCTTGGATATAAGCCTACGACGGATCTACAGACGGGATTGAAGAAATTTGTTCGATGGTATCTCAATTACTATGGTAATGGAAAGAAGAGTGCCCAGTGA